In Myotis daubentonii chromosome 16, mMyoDau2.1, whole genome shotgun sequence, one DNA window encodes the following:
- the CHMP6 gene encoding charged multivesicular body protein 6, which translates to MGNLFGRKKQSRVTEQDRAILQLKQQRDKLRQYQRRVTQQLEREREVARQLLREGRKERAKLLLRKKRYREQLLDKTENQITSLETMVQSIEFTQIEMKVIEGLKFGNECLNKMHQVMSIEEVERVLDETQEAVEYQRQIDELLAGSFTQEDEAAILEELDAITQEQVELPEVPSEPLPEKPEKVPVRQPRQADLVAAS; encoded by the exons ATGGGCAACCTGTTCGGCCGCAAGAAGCAGAGCCGCGTCACGGAGCAGGACAGGGCCATCCTG CAACTGAAGCAGCAGCGGGACAAGCTGAGGCAGTACCAGCGGAGGGTCACGCAGCAGCTGGAGCGCGAGCGCGAGGTGGCCCGGCAGCTCCTGCGCGAGGGCCGGAAGGA GCGGGCCAAGCTGCTGCTCAGGAAGAAGCGGTACCGGGAGCAGCTGCTGGACAAGACGGAAAACCAGATCACCAGCCTGGAGACCatg GTCCAGAGCATCGAGTTCACTCAGATCGAGATGAAGGTGATCGAGGGGCTGAAGTTCGGAAACGAGTGTCTGAATAAGATGCACCAG GTGATGTCCATCGAGGAGGTGGAGCGGGTGCTGGACGAGACGCAGGAGGCCGTGGAGTACCAGCGG caAATAGACGAGCTGCTGGCCGGGAGCTTCACTCAGGAGGACGAGGCCGCCATCCTGGAGGAGCTGGACGCCATCACGCAG GAACAGGTCGAGCTCCCAGAGGTGCCCTCGGAGCCCCTTCCGGAGAAGCCAG AGAAAGTCCCCGTCAGGCAGCCCCGGCAGGCGGACCTGGTGGCAGCCTCCTAA